The genomic stretch TCTAACATGTTGCTTCATTTGTTTAAGTTTGATGAGATACAAAATACTTAAAGAAACtgatacaaaatatataaaaggagGGAAATTGATTAACTACAGTGGTTAGTGTTATTTAGAGCACTCAGATTTAATAATGAGAAGTCATGGTGTTCGCCATAGAGTAAATGGGAAACTCTTTAAATTAGAGCTCTGTCATTTCACCAGTGTTGTTAGATACACACAATGTAATCAATGAGCTCTGATGCAAAAACTTATAGCCACAGCTTGAAACGAGAAAAAACGGTCACCCTCtagaaacagaataaatacagGACACAGCCACCTGCAGACTCTCGCAGCTGTAGGAAGTGCTCAGACGGCCCCATCGCTCTGAAAGACAAACATGAGTTAATTTGCTTTACTCTGAAAATATAATCCATTCTGTTAACACTAGTCCCCAAgctgtaaacattaaaaaaaaaacaaaaaaaaaactggagccCAGTTATTGAGTTATTGTCTTCTAACCTCCATTCAGCAACCAAGTATCAAATTAGgattaattaatttgaataattAGAAAGTATTTGTCTAAGTGTTTGAGGAAATTGTGCTTAAAAAACCCCCATTTCCTCTCAGGTCCTCACACATCAACAAGCTTACAGCTATTTTTTATGCTCTGTATTCATAAATCCTTATCGTTTTTGCTTTATCATACTATTATTTACTACTACTATAAATTTCCTTTCCCTAAGCAGGATAAGGTATACTCGACTTCAGAATGTCTTATTCCGGCAATGACACCAGCAGACAATATCTTTTAGAACAATAAAACTTATGTCACAAGCATTTCTACTACTTTTACAgaaataattaaacaaataaatgaataaataggaagtagttataataataacaattattaaaaaattaaataattataataatgattataataataaatcagttttacagacataaataaattggaagtagttataataatataaattccGTTTTAcagacatataaataaataaataaataaataaataaataaataaatttagatTAACACAGAAATGTGGGTATACTATCCTTCCAATGCATCCTATTCTTCTCACAGATAAATTCAAGTGAAGTTATCTTATCTCAGACTAGATACTGACCCCTCCACAGCAGCCACAGCAGTCCCCACACAGGCATCCCAGCAGGCCGTTCACCACCTGCACAGCACACAGCGCCATCTGGATCAAACCCATGACCAGCAGCACGGCGAACAGCGAGACATGCCAGGACACCACGCCGCTTGGCTCTAAACAAGCTGTCCAGGAGCTTTTGTTGGACAGGTAGTCACTGGAGAGGAAGGATGAAGAACAGACAGCAGGTTTTCATCTGTAGACACTTTAAAGAGCAGGTAAATTAGTGAGCGAGCTGAGTGCTTTACAGCCACTTAAACAGGAggtattttaaatgattttctgCAGCAAATAGGTTTGATTCTTAAAGTAAGCCTGTTCAGATTCCCCGACCAATCCGCTGCATATAACTTTTCTCGGATGTTTAGACAAATGATTACTGTCATCTGACTCCTTCCTAATCAACAAATGTATCTGATTAAATGTCTATAATTGAATCACAGTGTTTCACATCATCTAAAGTGGACTGCAGGAAAGCCACAccctctttttcagcaaagatgGCCGACGTTTGAGGTTGCCATATTGGCACATTTTTTGTGGAATGTCAAACTTTTCTTTTCACAAAAACTAGGCCTGATTCTGAAAAGTAGAATCACAAACTGAGATTAGCTCATAACTGAAAATgtgctttccttttctttttaaagtattttttgggcctttttcttttatattcgATAACGGCCAGATTTGAACGCAGACACACTGTGTTGCAATGACTAAGTCTTAATGATATGCTTCTACGAGCCACTGGGACACCCCGTGACTTGCACATGCCCGTCTTTACATGATagttatcagtggtggaaagtaactaagtacacttactgtacttatgtacaattttgaggcatttgtactttactagagtatttccattttatttaacttcatacttctactcccCTACATtgagaggcaaatattgttctttttactcaaccacatttagccgacagctttagttacttttcaggtcgagatttaacataaaaaatacatttaaagtgattcaactttttttttttttttttaaattaaacctcataacagtatattaagtagttaaaatgagccctatcttgaaataaataaatgctgcttatataaatgcatcataacattacataaaaatatatgttatgatgttgttgtttcctgGCCATATGTGAAGTTACATGttcttgtgctttttttttctatcaactCTATATTGTACTGCATTTTATCCctgttgtaaagcactttgtgattgtatctatgaaaagtgctctataaataaactttacttacttacttacttacttacttatataaaacagtctgagtggggacattctgcataacaagtacttttacttttgatactttaagtacacttggatgctgatacttttgtacttttactaaagttagttttgaattcaggacttttacttgtagtggagtaatttcacagtgtggtattagtacttttacttaagttacttGATATGGGCTGTGTGTCTTACCCATTTGAGAAGGGAGTGCCCCACTCTTTGACTGTGCCATTAATGTTAGTCACACACATAGGTCCATGGTTTATGGCCACAGCAGAAACTGTAACTGAGTAACCAGCTCCCACAACACCCACAGCTGCAAACAGAATGGAGCTCAGCatctacagagagagagaaacagttaCTCATATTGGGAATCAATACCCTGAACAGTCTCGCTTTTACTTTTGTGACAATGAAGTTATTCTCTCAGTGTGAAGAAAACAGGCTGAGGGTCACCAACAGAACACGACCAACACAGAgctactggtgtgtgtgtgtgtgtgtgtgtgtgtgtgtgtgtgtgtgtgcgtgcatgcacaattatctgacagacagacttttGTTTGCCGACTATTTCCTGGACcccacacacgctcacacacctACACATTCCTGAGGTATCGAtcagtatgtgtgtctgtgctggaaCAATACCAGCTCTGTGTGATAAAGAGATGGTATCAGAGGGACTTCTGGCTACTGTACAGTGATGGAAATCTCATCAATTTGTATGTGAATATGTCCATGTGTGTTCTTTTGGCGTTTATTGCTGTTTAAATCATAGAGGGCGTATACACGGTgccattgtgtttgttttacaggTGATGAGACACTAGCCTGCAGTTAACAGCTGCAATATGGTAGATAAGGAGGTAGAAGtggtcaaaataaaaacaacacccTGCAAgcattaaatgttatttcataACCCAATCAACacagatttgattttttttttttttttaaatcaaacttttACTAGTTATTTTCTAAAATTCTAATTGAACACTCTGGAAGAAGTCGCAGGACAAACATGGGATTCCATTGACTAAAAATACTCCTAAAGCTGTTTATTGAGCAACACAGTTTGTAAAAATGCTCCGTTGTGTCTTTATCTTGCTGGTTTTCTCAAGAAAAAGTGATTCTTTGATGccatgttttgatgttttcaaACTTCTTCCCATGGCTGGTGATGCATTTACTTGACGTTAATTCAGTTGCTATTTTAAATTTCATGTTACCATAAATGTACAGatgcaaacttttttaaaatccatgtcagtttctgGTTTGCTGATTTTGGGGTGTTCTGTCTGGGATTTTGGATGAAtacaaaaaagttaatttctggTGCCACATGCATGCACTTGTGATTTTAGCCCATAGACTCCAGGCTATAAGAGAAGAGGACGTCACCACCTCGATCATCATCGGTTTGTGGACTAAAGCCGCGAGCAACCTGGCAACCAGACTGTACCTGGTTCCTGTCTACACTGGCCAGGTTTATGCAAAATTATTTTGGGATCCATTGCAATTTTGTCctataattttgtccttttttggaaCTTCGCCCCACTTTTGAAAGCAACAGCTGAGaattatgatttaattttgaTGAAGTTAAAGAGTGAAACATCTCCTCACCGCAAATCTGCGCCCACAGCTCTCGTTGCCACAGCAACCGCAGCAGTCATTGTTCTTCAGACCCAGAAAGACCAGAGCCGGGAAGATCATCTGTCGCCCAAACACACcccaagtgcacacacacacacacacacacacagatataaaaCAGTCAAAAGCAGATGATAAATTGTTTGTTCCTTTGCTGTGTGCTGGAGGAAATTGAACCACCTAATGTCCCACCATAATCATTAAGATATAAAGTATTATAACTAGTTCCTAAATCTGCCCTTTTATTAGTGCTGCACCACCAGGACTAAAATCACATTAGTAATTCTACATAGTGACTTCAAACTGATTCATAGAttctgcaacaaaataaaaaaatcctattATAATTTGTCATTGTATTTCCCATATTTCTAATGTGGAACAGTGTGGTACAAGATctaataagataattaaatcttTTAGATGAAGCACAACTGTATTTATGCAGTTTAGTCTTGAAACAATCGTCGTAAATGGCAATTTTATTGAATAAAAATTGAATTTAGTAATCAGGGAAATAATAACTAAATacaataattgttagttgcagcccaaattattttttttattgcgtTATCTATAATCTACTGTATTCATGAGTCTACAGAGACACTCGGATACCCTTcggatgacaaaaaaaccctttgTATCATGTGTGTAACAGTATATTCAGTTTCAAAAACTATATTTAAAACATCTGAAGAATCCAGAAATCTTCACAGATGATAAAAACAGCTGATATTGCACAGTATGCATCCTCTACACCATCCTGGATTTTAACAGCTATTACTATCAGTGTTATGTTTTTACCATACTCACCAGAACTCCAGATCCCAGGATGCCTCCAAAGTACCAGACTTGCTGTGTGATGTGATCGCTGTCCACAGATTTCCCCCCGGGGAAGAAGAGCAGGATGttacacagcacacacacaatcgCCAGAGGCATCAGAGTGATCCCCAGGCACTTGGCAAAGCTGCCTGAACACATTTTGACACTGATGCTTCAACCTCCTTTACTACtaagaatttttaaaaagatctCAAAACTCCACTGCGGTTGATCTTTTCAATTTAATTATCAGAAACTGACAAAGCGAAGATGTCTTGATTCTAAATTCTAGAATAATAGCGCCCAACCTGTTGGCTTTTCTGGCCTATTTTTACATCCAACTACAGCTTTCCAACAACTCCTAATAGTTTCTTCCTACACCTATAAagcgttttttttcttcttcaaaaaGCTCTGTCCACTCTCCTGAGTCTTCTGATTGAGCCTGTCCGCCTCACCTGCCAGGTTTCTGATTCAGCTGATGCTATATTTGAGTCTTTATAGCCCACCCCACCCTCACTGCTTCACTTTTTATAGCAGCCAGCTGTAACATGGCaggatctcacacacacacacacacacacacacacacacacacacacacacacacacacgcacacacacgcacacacacattaatgtgGGATTACATACACCCGTGTGCACACGGACACACCAGTGAAGACACAGTGGTTAATGTTCTACCATGTGTTTTGTGTACATGGAGACAGAAGAGGAAGGGAGAGACAGTTGGTCGATACGGCAGAGCCCTCATGGCTGATCTGCATCTACCACTGGTTTAGTGAGTAAGAAGACAGACTTCTTCATTAGTTCGGACTGTTTAATCCAGTTTAACTCTGACAGATGTGAGAGTAAATCATTATCATTTTGAGTAACGCCTTCATTTTAGGGCCGAGGTGTTGGGCTAATAAAGTGGTAATATCAGCGGTATATCCTGTTAACTTGAGTTAAcatcttaaaataatttattttgaaaggttaaTCATTCTATTTTCTGTATATGCGGTGAAAAGGGCAAACATATGCACACAAATGAGTCATTAAGCTGTGAACATTTTAACTTAGTGTGCTTTGGATCAGATCCTAGCCTCTGGTCTCATTTTCTCAGTCAATTATTAGTGTAGTATTTAGTGATGATCAGGTTTTTCACTTATATTTTCGaatagaaaaaagagagaaaaaaaaaggggtttggCATCATAACAAAATTCATAAAATCTTTTCCCACCCTTCTTAGAGACAGTTCTATGCCCTCCTGTCTGCcctttcatctgtttttttgtgtccttgtcCTGTAGAAATAATCAGAAATCTAATTTTACCTGCACCCTGTGTGGATTGGAGTGACAAACTTAAACTGAAAGGGAATTAAAAGTTTGCAAATGTGAGTTCAGGTAAGTGTCCCAGGAATTACTGCTATCCATCCCAAACTTAGATTGTCTTGTTCTCAGCAGTTGGATTTTAATCTTAGGGATGGAAGATAATTCTTAATGTACCACTTCTAGGCCTATAGGGTCAGTGGTTGACAGTGTTTTAAAACAAATACCATCAAGAGTAACAGATGACAAACTGCAAATGTGTCTGGTGGCAAATATAACATCCAGCgttaacttttacttttaaaatgaatcttatTCCATCATGATCCTCATAAATTATTTATGGCCTGGTGAGGGAATATGTGTCGAGAATTATTATTCTAGAccgaaaatatgtttttttttttgtataatcattataataaaaacaggctGCAAGATTGAGGTTATTTCAGTTTGTCAACTGTAGCTGTAGCCccctggagtccatgaaagcagcagtgtattacttcttcatgatgtcacgaTGTAAAAACGAAACGTCGAGCCTACTGTCAGATTCCCTTTAAAGTACTGggttgaaactccataccagttTTCGTTTGATGATGacaggccaagtaaaactggagatatccatccatccatccatccattttcttccgcttatccggggccgggtcgcgggggcagcaggttagcagggcattccagacgtccctctccccagccacaacgtccagctcctcctgggggaccccgaggcgttcccaggccaggagagagatataatccctccaccgtgttctgggtcttccccggggcctcctaccagttaaaactggagataaagtcaatatatttagtataaaaacatagaactagatgttatcttCATTTTGCCtcttatatgttgtatttgaaGCCTgggttcacatttgcaacatttgaaattcttcattgagcacgATTGTgctttgaaatgtaaaaaaacgaATTTTCTAAATCggattttgtgttgttttctgtgtttcttttgggttaaaaatattgattcaataagtcaaagtaaaaaaaattattatcaggtcatatatgtTGGAGGAGGTTGTgctgataacaataataacaacaacatggcatggtaaacattttttaagtggcagaataAAAAGGGCCAAaaagcccaagactccaaaagGTTAACATTCATTTCTGATTTCGATTTAGAAGTGTCCTCAGTATCCATCGATGTAATCTGTCATCTATTTCTCTCTCCTCGTTGAGCCAAACCCAATCGAGTACAGAGTAACCGATCAGAAGTTGAAAGTCCAATACGGTTTAATTTTTGTACCGTAATTTAATGTGGGTGCAAACAGTCGCTGGTAGTTGAAGCGGGATGGGCACCGACTTGACTTTCTCCTCTCGGCGGTCTCCTGTGGTGTGTTTACATGGCTGTGTGGCCTCCAGCCAGCCGCTGGCTTCAGGTGTAGGACTCGGTAAGTGGAAAACAGTTGTTGCCATGGAGATCTAAAATGTTAGGCAGCAAAATCAATCTGTTGAGAAAGTTTCACATCGCTTCGTGTTTTTACACACTAGAACCTCAAGGTATAACATCGGGAAACAAAGAGCATCATTTTGTGATCACTGCCGACAAAATCCACTAATTTGCAACATAAGGAACAGGTAGTTTATCCATTGAGAGCTAACGTTAAACGCTATATGCTAACGATTTAGCTAAGTTATACCAAACTGCTAACACACTGTAAGCACACGTGCAACCAAGCAACTATTCATCTgtctatttattgtattattctaCTGTTTTAGTCTGGCTTTTAAtagagctttatttatttatttgtatatctgTGTAATTAGGcactgtattttacttttagtgTAGTCTTCAACTAggctttgtaataataataataataataataataataataataataataacacattacttttttttattgaaaatgctctataaataaagagagagagagttttaaCCTCACTAAAGTTCAAGAAAACACTGACAGTTTatgaataatttattgttttcattcttTCAGACCCCATTCTACATGTGACACAGTGGCCTATGCATTCATATGCAATCTCCCTAAATAATCTCCCTAAACCCAAAACACTTGGAGTTTGGTGGTCCTTTCCAACCAACTGCCTTTAACACAAGTGTAGTCAGTTTACCatcatattaaataaatgaaagcagcaaatcctcataTTTGAGAGCCTGAGGAACATTATGGCAATTTTACTTGTgacaataattttaataatttaatttattcatggcAGCCAATGGTACTATTTCATGACAgaatggaataaaaaataaacaaggcaTACATTATACTCATTCTTAGTTAATGCAATTGCTGATTGGTGTAAAGGGGCTCCATGGCTTTAGCAGGTAGTGCATTTCATATCCATAATCCTATATCAGGCTGTACATCCTCAGATGCACAGATGTGCCGGATTAAATGGCTAGTCTGCTATTCTGTCTGTTGTCTCTGATGAAGGGAATTAAATTTTTGCGGCTCAAAGTAAACATGAGATGTGAGATATATTGAGCGGAGGCAAGAATCTCAGAGTTGGATATCTCaaaaactttgaaaataaaactaaaaacagtTTGAAAAGATGAATACCACTAGTGGAAAATGAGAACTTTATTCGTAATGTACCCAAATTTCTTGTAAATTCAGCTTAAACACACTCTAGTAAGGAGCTTTTCAGTTCTAGGGTTATATTAATCACACATGGATATGTGTTTATTTCCAGACATCCTGAAGCGTGGTGGTAATGCAGCAGATGCTGCAGTTGCCATAGCAGCAGCACTAGCAGTAACAGAGCCGTGCAGCACCGGTCCTGGTGGAGACGCCTTCTGCTTGTTTTACAATGGAAACACTGGAAAGATCAGAGGAATTAACGGCAGGTGGATATTCTTCTTTTATTGCTGCTATTGTTTTCTTACTACAGTAGAATTATCTAAgcctctctctgtgtcctcagtgGTCGTACGCCCAGAGCTCAGACTCTGGACTTCATGGAAGGACGTGGTTACACTGCGGAGGCCCCTCCTTCACCCTCTGATGCATTGAATGTCACAGTACCAGGGGCACCTGCCTGCTGGTGTGATACCATACAGATGTTTGGTAGTCAAAAGGTttgactgtgtttgtgtatccATCTGTGTAGAACTGTGTGTGCTGGAATGTGTTTTATGCAACACACAGgtatccatatatataatatatatatcatttacaTGACATGGACCACCCCGCCATAAACACTGCAAAAGGAGCCATACTGACATACTccacaacaaacagaaacacacttgGAACTAGGTCTCTTGACTCTTGTGTGTTCTCAACAGTGGCGTTGACGGTGAATCAGGGAGATGGATCAAGGAAACAAGCAGTGGACAAACTAGCTCTGTGGATATTAACAGGAGTAACTTAGCCATCTATTGTAGGGGGCCACAGGTCCATGAAAATGTGGGCAAACTTTCAAAATCGGGGTatcaaactgaaattatttGGAGCCACTGATCTGGTTGTTTCATCAGAACTTACtatctttttcttcattttaaataCTTGCAATACACTACTATCACAACAGCTTTTTTCCTACTCATAAATAGCTAAAGAAATATTATACATGCTACATACATGTTTCACTACTGTTTGATTACATTCCCCAAGACACATTctgacaacaaaaaacagttacTAACAAACACTTGATCATAAAGTAATCCTTGATTtatcctctcctctcatttGCACAAATTGATTACAATTAGAGGGTTTTTGTAACTGGAAAACCCTCTAATTGTAAATTAGGAAAGGAAATTACAAACTAGTTTTAGTGTCCGCATTTTTCTTCTCCAAACAATGACTCACACTTCCTGGGCTGTGAGGCTTCCTGTGAGGTAATAACCATGTGTTTCCTCTCCCTGTTTCCCTAGCTGTCCTTGCAGGAGGTGCTGAGCGGGGCGGCGGAGCTTGCAGAGGTGGGGTTTCCTGTTGCCGAGGTAACAGCTCACCACTGGGCAAAATGGGTGTCTGCTCTGAGAGATGCTGGGAAGGAACTAGGTGGAGAACTGCTGATTGATGGTCATGCGCCCAAATGTGGACAAGTATTCAGAAACCCTACCCTTGCCCAGACCCTGAAGGTAAATCCTTGaaactaaaacacacattttaatagttttatatGCGAGGAACACTGGAACACGAGCTTGTGTTATTTAGGACAAAAGGAAACAGAACAATGTAGAACTTCAGAGAAACCGCTGAGCTGGTTCCACCCTGTCCCAGAGGGAGAAGGACCTCGGATTAACCCAGGGACATTGTGGATAATTAATTCTGAACCCATTAGCGTGTTTGATTCAATATGgaaggaaaacaaaatatttggagggagggaggaataCAAAAATAGTAAGGACATTAAATGAAGCAAATAGAGAGAGACGGGTGGAGTAGAGGGAGCCTGTAAACCTGGCCAAAAACagaattcatattttaatgcactTGAAGATAGTATCCAGTACACCTAGAAAACAATGTCTCTGTACCTTGCATTGGTAACTGCTATGACAACAACCtatgacaaacaaacacaagctaAAGAATTAGCTTGAATTTTCACCAATCCCAAATGATTCCCCAATCTAGCACCACCAACAGGTAAAATTTCTCGGCCTAGGACACAGGAAGCATCTTTTACTTTGTGGAAAATGCAAGGTGGGCACTCAATATTTATTGATATTGAATGATATTTACGGAGGAAGGAAAGATATCTGCCGGCTGTGATAGTTTATTCCTTGTCATCTGTTGTGGTGCGGGCTGCTGCACtctaaaagtttatttatgagCCTATAATTCGTGTCCTGTAAAACAGATTTGGGAATTTTGTGCAAATTGTGCATTAGTTTGTGCATTAGTCCTCCATTTgtccaatactttggtttatgacaGAAAACCTGCAAAACGAATGACATTCCCGTCAGCTATACTTTGTGTTAAGTGCTGATTTGCAAATGTTAGCATTGTCACTGTGAGCTTATTAGCCAGCGGATGCTAGCATTAAGCTTTATATCATCAATGTCTTAGGAAGCTGAACCTTTCTGTGTGGGacttttattcatttgtgtTAGCTGTCAGGGTGATGAGATATGGATCACAGATGCAGACATGAGGTATCTTAAAGTTATCCCTGAGAGATCACCACAAAAATCGCAAGAGATTGGATGGGTTATGGGGTAACATTGAAATAAGCCAATATGAGAACAAATAAGAAGCTCCTTTAAATAAAAAGCCTTGGataaggaggagggagaaaaagaacCACTGCTACCGAGCAGCTGATTTAAGAAACAAACTCAGGGAGATATCTCttatgaatgaaaacaaaaatggctgTCAAGGAAGCctttaaataacacaaagagCTGGGTGTAATAATGATCCATAGCAAAGCAGAGTTTAACACCTTTAACATTTTCCTGAAGTGCTTTAGAATATTCTTGCATTTCTTTCCCTTATGGGAATGTGCGACcatggtatgtgtgtgtgtgtgtgtgtgtgtgtgtgtgtgtgtgggcaatTTAACATTCATAAAACCCACACACTTGGTAGTTTCCTGTCAGTGGGCCTTCTCTAAAAACGTTCGCTGACCCCACTActcgtgtgtgtttgtctgcttgTGCGTCACCATCAAAGCATGCACTGATCGATGCTCTGCTGTATTACCACATCAAACACTCAGCCTTTAGCAATTCAATAATGCAGGAACACCGCCAAGTACGCCCATGATAACCCCcctacacacacgtacacacactcacactcgtGTTCCTGAGACAGTGGAAGACAATAGCACTGACCTCAGCCTCATTGATGGATAGTTTCCATGGCATCATAAAGGTCATTCCTGAGCGATGACGATGTGTGTTACTTTCTTGTGGTGAATaaccacacattcacacacaccatTCTGTTCATTCACTAACATTGATTGGATTTGTAGATATACACAATAGTGGACACGTCACCCGCATATCTTTCGAGTCAGATTTGTGTTGCATGACATCATGTGTTAATGTTGTGGCTTAAAACATGTAGCTGGACAGCCAGAATACGCTGATTGATTGAACAGTTGATTGACCGATGTATCCATAGGAGCTGGGTGAGCGTGGCAAACCAGCCTTCTACCAGGGCAGAGTGGCCCAAGCCATCGTCGATGTCCTCAACCAAAACGGAGAGGTCATGACCCTGGAGGACCTCAGCAGCCATGACAGTGAGGTTTTCACCCCCATAAGCACAGAATACAAGGTGATGTCACCGTCCATTAATGCCTATTCTGTCTGTATTTTGATAACACGGTCAGCACAAGCAATGATTCCATTGTGTGTTCAGGGTGTGCGTCTGTGGGAGCCTCCTCCCAACAGTCAGGGATTGGCTGCCCTCATGTTACTCAACATCCTGGAGAACTTCCCTCTCAAAGGTATTCATGCACCATGCCAGGACCAAGAAAGTGACGAAGCTAAACAGAATTCAGCCATtgctcattttattatttacatctgtgtttttcctcctgTGACGATGATATGTTGATTTTGGAAATGACACTAGATGAgaggtaggcaacctgcggctccagagccacatgtagctcttcaggccatctgctgTGGTTCCCTGTGGCTatgaccaaaacatttatacGAAATGAAACggttatttgtttacattttaacttttatttaacattggGGTAGACCCAAAGCAATTTATATTATTGGATTGTAAAAATATGCAGCTTATATACggcattgaaacatttttttttttaaacgcttTGGTCAACTTAAATATGCATCATAGCTTAGGAAAGTCTACAGCTCGCCACCTTaacctctacattttgccaacttcaggTCTAGTTTTAAGTTTCCATAGCTAGGCTAGatttcgattccaaatctcctgagatattttagATAAGTGtcaagcctctcatttgcactttggttctcactgctctctgacaaaatcatattgataa from Centropristis striata isolate RG_2023a ecotype Rhode Island chromosome 9, C.striata_1.0, whole genome shotgun sequence encodes the following:
- the tm4sf4 gene encoding transmembrane 4 L6 family member 4 yields the protein MCSGSFAKCLGITLMPLAIVCVLCNILLFFPGGKSVDSDHITQQVWYFGGILGSGVLMIFPALVFLGLKNNDCCGCCGNESCGRRFAMLSSILFAAVGVVGAGYSVTVSAVAINHGPMCVTNINGTVKEWGTPFSNGDYLSNKSSWTACLEPSGVVSWHVSLFAVLLVMGLIQMALCAVQVVNGLLGCLCGDCCGCCGGSDGAV
- the LOC131977133 gene encoding glutathione hydrolase-like YwrD proenzyme codes for the protein MGTDLTFSSRRSPVVCLHGCVASSQPLASGVGLDILKRGGNAADAAVAIAAALAVTEPCSTGPGGDAFCLFYNGNTGKIRGINGSGRTPRAQTLDFMEGRGYTAEAPPSPSDALNVTVPGAPACWCDTIQMFGSQKLSLQEVLSGAAELAEVGFPVAEVTAHHWAKWVSALRDAGKELGGELLIDGHAPKCGQVFRNPTLAQTLKELGERGKPAFYQGRVAQAIVDVLNQNGEVMTLEDLSSHDSEVFTPISTEYKGVRLWEPPPNSQGLAALMLLNILENFPLKAAGHNSSEYIHVLVEAVRLALSDALHYLGDPDHVTIPLESLLDKSYSHQRAQRISMDRAIEEVEPGMTTGSDTVYFCVIDSQGNACSFVNSTYMGFGSGLVPKECGFSLQNRGASFSLHRNHVNCVAGGKRPYHTIIPALLTDSATISQKPRLLAALGVMGAFMQPQGHVQVLLNMLEFGMNPQQALDAPRVYIQYDHTADQWLVNLEEGIGQEVAEELRRRGHKVSWPVTGHKRSQFGRGQIITVGDWWNPSVNQADCLSRVLWAGSDPRGDGCAQGY